One Gordonia mangrovi genomic region harbors:
- a CDS encoding Rieske 2Fe-2S domain-containing protein — translation MSATPEATAGVTAHGDDVAVREIDTGTPPTRFARGWHCLGLIDDFTDGKPHSVHIFGTKLVVWADSHGEINVLDAFCRHMGGDLSQGSVKGDNVACPFHGWLWKGNGRCAGVPYAKRNPKLAKTRAWPTMTRNGQVFVYNDPEGNPPPDECIIPELDEVGSDEWTPWTWNRIVIEGSNCREIIDNVVDMAHFFYVHYALPDYFKNVFEGEVAAQYMNSHGRPDVTLGTNYGDSRLESIAAYYGPSYMLNPMVQYYGGFAIETILTNCHYPIDENSFVLMYGVMAKVPEGLTAEQAAKMAAKITAGVEVGFLQDVEIWKNKTRIDNPLLVEEDGPVYQLRRWYEQFYVDKADVDEEMTQRFEYEIDTSKALESWGVEIQENLRRQEEKAAEETGAPATEPTEKAQV, via the coding sequence ATGTCAGCGACCCCCGAGGCCACCGCAGGCGTCACAGCCCACGGCGACGACGTCGCCGTTCGCGAGATCGACACCGGCACGCCCCCGACCCGGTTCGCGCGCGGCTGGCACTGCCTCGGCCTCATCGACGACTTCACCGACGGCAAGCCGCACTCCGTGCACATCTTCGGCACCAAGCTGGTGGTGTGGGCGGACTCCCACGGCGAGATCAACGTCCTCGACGCGTTCTGCCGCCACATGGGCGGAGACCTCTCGCAGGGCAGCGTGAAGGGCGACAACGTCGCCTGCCCCTTCCACGGCTGGTTGTGGAAGGGCAACGGCCGCTGCGCGGGCGTGCCGTACGCCAAGCGCAACCCGAAGCTCGCCAAGACCCGCGCGTGGCCGACGATGACCCGCAACGGCCAGGTGTTCGTCTACAACGACCCGGAGGGCAACCCGCCGCCCGACGAGTGCATCATCCCCGAACTCGACGAGGTCGGCTCCGACGAGTGGACCCCGTGGACGTGGAACCGCATCGTCATCGAGGGTTCCAATTGCCGCGAGATCATCGACAACGTCGTGGACATGGCGCACTTCTTCTACGTGCACTACGCGCTGCCGGACTACTTCAAGAACGTCTTCGAGGGTGAGGTCGCCGCGCAGTACATGAACTCGCACGGCCGCCCCGACGTCACGCTCGGCACCAACTACGGCGACAGCCGCCTGGAGTCGATCGCCGCCTATTACGGACCGTCGTACATGCTCAACCCGATGGTGCAGTACTACGGCGGTTTCGCGATCGAGACCATCCTGACCAACTGCCACTACCCCATCGACGAGAACTCCTTCGTGCTGATGTACGGCGTGATGGCCAAGGTCCCCGAGGGCCTGACCGCCGAACAGGCCGCCAAGATGGCCGCCAAGATCACCGCGGGTGTCGAGGTCGGGTTCCTGCAGGACGTCGAGATCTGGAAGAACAAGACCCGCATCGACAACCCGCTGCTCGTCGAGGAAGACGGCCCCGTCTACCAGTTGCGTCGCTGGTACGAGCAGTTCTATGTCGACAAGGCCGATGTCGACGAGGAGATGACGCAGCGGTTCGAATACGAGATCGACACCTCGAAGGCGCTGGAGAGTTGGGGTGTGGAGATCCAGGAGAATCTGCGGCGCCAAGAGGAAAAGGCAGCCGAGGAAACCGGGGCGCCGGCGACCGAGCCCACGGAGAAGGCGCAGGTGTGA
- the hsaA gene encoding 3-hydroxy-9,10-secoandrosta-1,3,5(10)-triene-9,17-dione monooxygenase oxygenase subunit, giving the protein MPARRSEAAEQVLEKINALLPEIEQRAQQTEDLRRIPDETVSSLEGAGFFKLMQPEQWGGYQVDPVTFYEGVRRIATACGSTGWVSGIIGIHNWHLALFDQQAQEDVWGSDPNVRISSSYAPMGMGEVVDGGYKVNGSWAWSSGCDMADWVFVGGPVIKDGKPVDFVSFLIPRSEYTIKDVWNVVGLRGTGSNTIEVKDVFVPRHRMLSMRTMSMGQSPGLEQNTAPVYKMPWGTIHPSTIATPIVGMAYGAYHAHVEHQGKRVRAAYAGEKAKEDPFAKVRIAEAASDIDAAWRQLSGNLQAEYDLILAGEEIPMELRLAARRDQVRASGRAISAIDRLFENSGAHALENGTPIQRFWRDAHAGRVHAANDPERAYVAFGNGEFGIPIGDTMV; this is encoded by the coding sequence ATGCCAGCAAGACGGAGCGAAGCGGCCGAACAGGTCCTGGAGAAGATCAACGCACTCCTCCCGGAGATCGAGCAGCGTGCGCAGCAGACCGAAGATCTGCGACGTATCCCCGATGAGACGGTGTCGAGTCTCGAGGGCGCCGGCTTCTTCAAGCTGATGCAGCCCGAGCAGTGGGGCGGTTATCAGGTCGACCCGGTGACCTTCTACGAGGGCGTGCGTCGGATCGCGACCGCATGTGGCTCCACCGGTTGGGTGTCGGGCATCATCGGCATCCACAATTGGCATCTCGCGCTGTTCGACCAGCAGGCGCAGGAAGACGTGTGGGGCTCCGACCCCAACGTCCGCATCTCGTCGTCCTACGCCCCGATGGGGATGGGCGAGGTGGTGGACGGCGGCTACAAGGTCAACGGTTCCTGGGCCTGGTCGTCGGGCTGCGACATGGCGGATTGGGTGTTCGTCGGCGGACCGGTCATCAAAGACGGCAAACCCGTCGACTTCGTCAGCTTCCTGATCCCGCGCAGCGAGTACACGATCAAGGATGTCTGGAACGTGGTGGGCCTGCGGGGGACCGGTTCGAACACCATCGAGGTCAAGGATGTGTTCGTGCCGCGCCACCGGATGCTGAGCATGCGGACCATGAGCATGGGGCAGAGCCCAGGGCTCGAGCAGAACACCGCGCCGGTCTACAAGATGCCGTGGGGCACCATCCATCCCAGCACCATCGCCACGCCGATCGTCGGCATGGCCTACGGTGCCTACCACGCCCACGTCGAGCATCAAGGCAAGCGTGTCCGTGCCGCCTACGCAGGCGAGAAGGCCAAGGAGGACCCCTTCGCCAAGGTGCGGATCGCCGAGGCGGCCAGTGACATCGACGCCGCCTGGCGGCAGTTGTCGGGAAACCTCCAGGCGGAGTACGACCTGATCCTCGCCGGCGAGGAGATCCCGATGGAACTACGTCTGGCTGCCCGACGTGATCAGGTGCGGGCGTCGGGACGGGCGATCTCGGCGATCGACCGCCTCTTCGAGAACTCCGGTGCACATGCGCTGGAGAACGGCACTCCCATCCAGCGTTTCTGGCGCGACGCCCACGCCGGTCGGGTGCATGCGGCCAACGACCCCGAGCGCGCGTACGTGGCATTCGGCAACGGCGAGTTCGGGATTCCCATCGGCGACACGATGGTGTGA